One Rhinolophus sinicus isolate RSC01 linkage group LG06, ASM3656204v1, whole genome shotgun sequence DNA window includes the following coding sequences:
- the LOC141572338 gene encoding calcitonin gene-related peptide 2-like, with the protein MRFWKLSPFLALGFLVLYQVHTFQAAPLSSIPESPEHHASLNKEEGDLLQAALIKNSMRRMAAEQEQETQPSITVQKRDCDLGTCVTNRLADTLHKFGGMLKEDFEPTDVGPESYGRRRRDLQS; encoded by the exons ATGCGCTTCTGGAAGCTCTCCCCCTTCCTGGCTCTTGGCTTCCTGGTCCTGTACCAGGTGCACACCTTCCAGGCAGCTCCACTCAG TTCTATCCCAGAGAGCCCTGAACACCATGCTTCACTCAACAAGGAAGAAGGAGACCTCCTACAGGCTGCACTGATTAAGAACTCCATGAGGAGGATGGCCGCTGAGCAGGAGCAGGAGACACAGCCCAG CATCACTGTCCAGAAGAGAGACTGCGATTTGGGCACCTGTGTGACCAATCGGCTGGCAGATACACTGCACAAATTTGGGGGCATGTTGAAGGAAGACTTCGAGCCCACCGACGTGGGCCCTGAATCCTATGGCCGTCGCCGCAGGGACCTTCAGTCCTGA